The following coding sequences lie in one Candidatus Atribacteria bacterium genomic window:
- a CDS encoding (4Fe-4S)-binding protein: MIISVASGKGGTGKTTIAVNLALALAKDKEKNVQFLDCDVEEPNAHLFLKPVITSSESVEILVPKIDDKKCNYCGKCAEVCVFNAIAVTKNKVLVFPGLCHGCGACTLFCPKKAISEEGNKVGILEEGKTESINFIHGRLNIGEPMAPPIINKIKKKSKKGYKGNQDNDITNHYITLIDAPPGTSCPVIESIKGSDYTILVTEPTPFGLHDLILAVEVLKKLNIPHGVVLNKCDIGDHKVEEYCKKNNIPLLLSIPLDREIAVAYSKGIPIVKINSSYEQKFIKLFQKIAQTI, from the coding sequence ATGATAATTTCAGTAGCGAGTGGGAAAGGTGGGACTGGCAAAACAACGATTGCTGTTAATCTTGCTTTGGCTTTAGCTAAAGATAAAGAAAAAAATGTGCAATTTTTAGATTGTGATGTAGAAGAGCCCAATGCCCACCTTTTTTTAAAACCGGTTATAACGAGTTCGGAATCAGTTGAGATTCTTGTCCCTAAAATTGACGATAAAAAATGTAATTATTGTGGTAAATGTGCGGAAGTTTGTGTTTTTAATGCTATCGCAGTTACCAAGAATAAAGTTTTGGTTTTCCCCGGACTGTGTCATGGCTGTGGAGCTTGCACGTTATTTTGTCCGAAAAAAGCAATTAGTGAAGAGGGGAATAAAGTAGGAATTTTAGAAGAGGGTAAAACAGAATCTATTAACTTTATACATGGACGTTTAAATATAGGAGAACCGATGGCTCCTCCTATAATAAATAAAATTAAAAAGAAAAGTAAAAAAGGCTATAAGGGTAATCAAGATAATGATATTACAAATCATTATATTACTTTGATTGATGCCCCTCCGGGTACTTCTTGTCCGGTTATCGAATCTATAAAAGGTAGTGATTATACTATATTAGTTACCGAACCAACTCCCTTTGGGTTACATGACCTTATTTTAGCAGTGGAAGTGCTTAAAAAATTAAATATTCCTCATGGTGTAGTATTAAATAAGTGTGATATCGGAGACCATAAAGTAGAAGAATATTGCAAGAAAAATAATATCCCTCTTTTGCTTTCCATTCCTTTAGATAGAGAGATTGCAGTTGCCTATTCTAAAGGTATCCCCATAGTCAAGATAAATTCCTCCTATGAACAGAAATTTATTAAACTTTTTCAAAAAATCGCTCAAACTATTTAA